CGACCGATGTCGGCAGTGATCCGTTCTTCCCCGGTGAACCTCATCAGGTGCAGTACCGCGAGGGGCTCAGCATCGGATACCGCCACTTCACCACGACCGGGATCGAGCCGCTGTTCGCGTTCGGCCACGGCCTCGGGTACACGAGCTTCGAGCTGGGGGAGCCCACGGCGCCGGCGGACCTGGCACCCGATGAGTCGCTCACGGTGACGGTGCCGATCCAGAACGCCTCGGAGCGTGCCGGCAGCACGGTTGTGCAGGTGTACCGGCACGACCGCACCGGCCGGGTCACCCGGCCCCGCCGCGAACTCGTGGGCTTCGCCAAGGTCCACCTCGACGCCGGACAAGCGCAGGAGGTGGAGATCACGGTCCCGTGGCGCGGCTTCGCCTTCTACGACGTCGCCACGCACGGATGGGCCGTGCCTCGGGGCACCCATGCGCTGGAGATCGGCTTCTCGAGTGAGGACATCGCGCACACCTGCCTGGTCGAGGTGGCCGGGGACTTCACCGGTCACCATGCCGACGAGCCGCACATCGCCTACTCCGTTGACTCCTTCGAGCGCCGCCTGGGCCGTGCGATCCCACCCGCGCGCCCGGTGCGGCCGTACAGCAGGGTGTCCACGATCGGCGAGATCTCCGGCAATCCGCTGGGCCGCCTGGTCCGCACCGCGGTGCTGCGGTTCAGCGGGTATCACGACGAGCAGGACCCCACGACGGCAAAGATGATCGAGCGCTCCCTGGACGAGATGCCGCTGCGCGGGGTCGCGCTGCTCGGTGGGGGCAAGGTGAATCTGGGGACTGTCGACGGCCTGGTGGACCTGCTGAACCGGCGGCCTGACCGGATGGTGCTGCGGCTTGGGCGCGCCCTGATCGCGATGCTCCCGGGTCGCTGACGCACCTCACTGCGGAGGTGGCCCCAGCCGCAAGGTGACGCGGGCGCCGCCGTTGCTGGTGTGCGCGACGATGAGGGTGCCGCCCGCAGCCTCGACAAATTTGCGCACGATGGACAGCCCGAGTCGCGTGGAGCCCACCACCTCCTCGCGATCGGACAGGTCGAACCCCGGTCCCTCGTCCCAGACGGTGACGTCGACCAAGGCGTCGTGCGCGGTCACCGCGATACCGAATGCGGTCCCCTCGGGGGTGTGCAGGAAGACGTTCTGGAACAGGATGTCGATGGCTGAGGCGAGGTCGTCGGCGGTCAAGCGCACCAGCAACGGCGACCCCGGGACCTCCTGCCCGAAGGTGCGGCCCTGATCTTCGGCGAGCACCCGCCAGAACTGCATGCGCTCGCGCACGACGGCAGTGGCGTCGCATTGCGCCTGCAAACCCTCGCGAGCGGTGCGGCGGGCGGTCTTGATGATTTCGTCGACCATGCGGTGCACCCCGTCGAGGTCGTCCTGGAGGCGCTCGCGCACGACGGGATCGCTGACCCCGTCGACGTCGACGGACAGGACGGTGAGGGGGGTGCGCAACTGGTGGGCCAACTCCGCGGTGTACTCGCGCTCCTCGGCCAGCAGTTCCTGCACCCGCCCTGTGAGCCGGTTCAGCGCGATCCCGACGTGTTCGATCTCGATGATGCTGGAATGTGGTGCCCGGGCGGTGAGGTCGCCGGCAGCGACGGCGTTCGCGGTCACCTCCAGGTCGGTGAGGGGAGCCACGGTTCGGCGCGCCAGCCACCAAGCTGCACCGCCGGCGATCCCGAGCAGCATCAGGGACACCCCGGCCAGCGCCGCCAGTCGCGGCACCAGCCCCTCTCGCACCTCGTGCGGCGTCAGGGACACCAGCACCACGCCGAACTCCTCGTCGAAGTACGCAGGGGTCGTCACGTACCCCCAGCCATCGACGAGGTCGGAGGCGCTGCCACCGCGCATGGCCGACTGCACCGCCCGTTGCGCCTGCGGGGGATTCGGGCCCTGCACCTCACCTGCCGGGGAGATCAGCGTGACCTTCCCGGGCGCGTCGGTGTCCGGCTCGATGAAACGGTCGCCGCGGTCACCGACCTGCTGCCACTCGTTGGCCACCGAGCGGGCTTGCGCGGCGGCTCTGCTCAACTGGTCGGACTGCACGATGTCCCGGGCCGCGAGCCCCAGCGGTACGAGCAGGGCGATCAGGGCGCACGCGCAGACACCGAGCCCGAAAAGGATGAGGCGACGGTACATTCACGCGGTCCCGGCAGTGTCCTGTGCGTCCTCCAGCATGACGCCCACGCCCCGATGCACGTGCAAGAACCGCGGGGAGTCCACGTCGTCACCGAGTTTGCGTCGCAGCCACGACAGGTGCACGTCCACCGTGCGCGCGCTGTCCGTGCGCTGCCATACCTCGCGCAGGAGTTCCTTGCGGCTGATGACCCGGCCCGGGTTGGCGGCCAAGTAGGCGAGGACGTCGAACTCGAGCCGCGTGAGGTCCAACGGCCTGCCGTCGATCTCCGCGGTGCGTCGCGCCGGGTCCACGCTCAAGCCACCGACGGTGAACCGTACGCGACTTGCGTCGTCGTCGGTCGCCCCCGCCCGGCGCAGCACGGCCCGGAGGCGTGCCTCCAACTGGGCGGGGTCGTACGGCTTGACGACGTAGTCGTCGGCGCCGGCATCGAGGAGTTCCACGATGAGACCCTCGTCGTCGCGGGCGGTGGCCACGATCACGGGCACGGTGGTGGCCGCCCGGATCATGCTCAGCAGCTGCTCGCCGGTGATGTCGGGGAGCCCCAGATCCAGGATGACCGCCTCCGGGTTCTGCGTGAGCAGGGATTGCAGACCGGTCAGGCCGTCGGGAGCGGTGTCGACCGCGTGGCCCCTGGCCAGCAGGGCCCGGGTCACCGCCGTCCGGATCCCCGGATCGTCCTCGATGAGTAGAACGTGCACCACGCCTCGCAGACTACGCGCCGACCGGGGCGGACCTCGCACCTCGCGGCCAGCGGCCGACGGGGTGCTGCCGGCCATGGGGCGCCACGAACCATCCGTCGAGTCCCGCGTCGCCGAGCCAGCGGGGTCCGTGCGTGCCGGCGACCATCGCGGCCGTAGCAGCCGCATTGGCACCGGCAGCAGTCGCAGCCAGCACGCTGACGCTGGTCCACGGGCACGCGGCCGGCTTGCCGGTGCGCGGATCGATGATGTGATGGCCGCCCTCCCACCGTCGGTGACCTGTGCTGCTGGTGGCCAGTCCGGCGTCGTCGATCTCCAGGGAAACCGCATCAACGCCTGGGACGTCGGCGTCAGCTGCCACCACCCAGGGCGTGGCCGGGCTGACGACCCGGAGGTCGCCTCCCATGTTCGCCACCGCGTCGAGACCGGTGGAGTCATGGGCGACCGTGGCCAGCCGGTCCGCCAGCCAGCCCTTGGCCACGGCGCCGAGGTCCAGAGCCGTCCCGGGCGGGATGCGCACCTGCGCGCCGGTGCGGCCGCCTCGCACCTCGATCTCCCGCCAATCGCCGGCGGCCCCTCCGGGCTGGATGCCGGAGTCCTGGCCGGCCCACGTGTCGTAGCCGGCTGCCACGACGGCACGACCCAGCAGCGGATCCACGAATCCGCCGGTGGCACCGGCCGCCTCCAGGGCCGCGGTGAGCACCTCGACGAAGTACCATGCCACCGGTGTCCAGCGGCCCGCGTTCCGGCTGACCGCGGAGGACGTCGAGTCGGGACGGAACCGGCTGGCCAACAGGTCCAGCGCGTCGACCTCGTCATGCAAGAGCGAGGCCAGCCACCGGGTGAGGGCCGGCGTCGGCTCAGCGCGTAGCGACAGCCACAGTTCAGTGCGCCATGTGCGGTAGCACACGCTGGTCTCGGCGGTCATGCTCCCAGCGTGCCGGGCCGTCGGTTCAATGCGCTGCCACGTGCGCGTCAAGCCCCGAGCGGTCGCCTTGACATGGACTTAACATGTGCTTGCCACCGGGTGGGCACGCAGGCGACGCACACTGGTGCCATGCGGACATTCATCGTCTGGACCGTCGCAGTGGCTCTGAGTCTGGTGCTGGGCGTGGCTCTCTACGCCACGAGCTTGCGGGGGTCCAACGCGGGGTTCCAGCAGACGCTGGTATCGCCGCTTCCCACGGCCACGGTTGTCAAGACGGAGAAGAAGATCGTGCGCAAGCCCCCCAAGGAGACTGTGGTCTACGTCCCGCAGCCGCAGGCCGTGGTGCCGTCGTCGGCCGCACCCGCGGTGAGCGGCGACGACCACCAGGACGACAGCGACGACGACTGATCAGAAACGGAGGGCCGGCCCACCGCGGTGGTGGGCCGGCCCTCTCGTGTGGTCAGGAGCGGCGGGAACGGTGCTTGCGCTTGGCCTTCTTCCTCGCGGGGGCGAACGAGGGTGCCGCCGCGATGGACGCGGACGCGGCGACCCGGCCGGAGCGGTGCACGATGAGTGCCCCCCGGGTGGAGGCCCGGCTGATCTGCTGGGTCGGAGCCTGTGCCACGCCGACCACCCCGGCGGGTTCGGTCGGGACTGCGGCTTCGGCCGGAACGGCTGCCACCATCAGGCCGGAGCCGACGAGGGTGGCGGTCGAAGCGGCAATTGTGCGGGTGCGTTTCCTCTGCGTTGTGTGCATGACTCCACGGTGCAGGGAGGTCGTGTTAGCGCGCGCCCAGCGCAACGTCAAGAACGCGCTGATGCCTTGTCACCCAGGCAGCCACCCGACGCGGCCCGCCAGCACGGCATAGCCGATGAAGGCAACGGCGTCGATCAGGGCATGGGCGATGATCATCGGCATCACCCGTCCCCAGCGCTTGAACAGCCAGCCGAACAGCAGGCCCATCACGACATTGCCGACGAATCCGCCGATGCCCTGGTACAGGTGGTACGACCCGCGGATCACCGCGCCGGTCACGATCGCAGACGGCCAGCTCCAGCCCAGTTGTCGCAATCGGTGCAGCACGAAGCCGAGGACCACGACCTCCTCGACGACGGCGTTCTCCAGTGCGCCGAGTACCAGGACCGGAGTGCGCCACCACTGATCGGGCAGCCCTTGCGCGGCCACGTTCAGGTTGATGCCGGCCCGGTAGGCGATCAGGTACCAGACCAGGCCCGTGCCGCCGATCACCGCGGCGAGCACGGCCCCGCGCCCGAGATCGCGCCCGGGTTGAGAGCCGTCCACGCCCAGAGTGCTCAGGCTCTCCCCGGAGCGCCTGAGCAAGTAGGCCACCAGCCCGACGATGACAAGTGCGAAGCCGATGCGCAGCAACTGCAGCGTCAGGTCGAGCAGCGGCCGCGGGGAGGCCGAGGGATTGAGTGTGGCTGTCTGATCGGCCAAGGGCACGCCGCTGGTCAGATCGGCGATGAAGTCGACCACCGAGAAGA
This genomic window from Micrococcales bacterium contains:
- a CDS encoding HAMP domain-containing histidine kinase, whose protein sequence is MYRRLILFGLGVCACALIALLVPLGLAARDIVQSDQLSRAAAQARSVANEWQQVGDRGDRFIEPDTDAPGKVTLISPAGEVQGPNPPQAQRAVQSAMRGGSASDLVDGWGYVTTPAYFDEEFGVVLVSLTPHEVREGLVPRLAALAGVSLMLLGIAGGAAWWLARRTVAPLTDLEVTANAVAAGDLTARAPHSSIIEIEHVGIALNRLTGRVQELLAEEREYTAELAHQLRTPLTVLSVDVDGVSDPVVRERLQDDLDGVHRMVDEIIKTARRTAREGLQAQCDATAVVRERMQFWRVLAEDQGRTFGQEVPGSPLLVRLTADDLASAIDILFQNVFLHTPEGTAFGIAVTAHDALVDVTVWDEGPGFDLSDREEVVGSTRLGLSIVRKFVEAAGGTLIVAHTSNGGARVTLRLGPPPQ
- a CDS encoding response regulator transcription factor, producing the protein MVHVLLIEDDPGIRTAVTRALLARGHAVDTAPDGLTGLQSLLTQNPEAVILDLGLPDITGEQLLSMIRAATTVPVIVATARDDEGLIVELLDAGADDYVVKPYDPAQLEARLRAVLRRAGATDDDASRVRFTVGGLSVDPARRTAEIDGRPLDLTRLEFDVLAYLAANPGRVISRKELLREVWQRTDSARTVDVHLSWLRRKLGDDVDSPRFLHVHRGVGVMLEDAQDTAGTA
- a CDS encoding FAD:protein FMN transferase gives rise to the protein MTAETSVCYRTWRTELWLSLRAEPTPALTRWLASLLHDEVDALDLLASRFRPDSTSSAVSRNAGRWTPVAWYFVEVLTAALEAAGATGGFVDPLLGRAVVAAGYDTWAGQDSGIQPGGAAGDWREIEVRGGRTGAQVRIPPGTALDLGAVAKGWLADRLATVAHDSTGLDAVANMGGDLRVVSPATPWVVAADADVPGVDAVSLEIDDAGLATSSTGHRRWEGGHHIIDPRTGKPAACPWTSVSVLAATAAGANAAATAAMVAGTHGPRWLGDAGLDGWFVAPHGRQHPVGRWPRGARSAPVGA
- a CDS encoding CPBP family intramembrane metalloprotease, which produces MRSGEQPGLARSYLFAEILLVLGLSLGRAGVFSVVDFIADLTSGVPLADQTATLNPSASPRPLLDLTLQLLRIGFALVIVGLVAYLLRRSGESLSTLGVDGSQPGRDLGRGAVLAAVIGGTGLVWYLIAYRAGINLNVAAQGLPDQWWRTPVLVLGALENAVVEEVVVLGFVLHRLRQLGWSWPSAIVTGAVIRGSYHLYQGIGGFVGNVVMGLLFGWLFKRWGRVMPMIIAHALIDAVAFIGYAVLAGRVGWLPG